A window of Kocuria sp. TGY1127_2 genomic DNA:
CGGAAACCTCGAGATCAGGACCGAGCGCCACTGCCTGGCCGGTTCGCAAGAGCCTTCGGCCCAAACCGTCAGCCCGGGCGGTGCCGTATGCCCCAGCGGAACCCGAACGGTATACACCTCGGGCCGGATCAATACGGACTTCATTTACAACGCGCCTTTCGAAATGGACGTTCGGGCGCGAATGTCGGATGACGTTGTCGATGGCCTCCACTTCGCGGCATGGATCCGCAACAACCAGCCGTATTGCACGCAAGCAGGGATCGAGAAATCGGCCATTTCGGAGCTGGACACCATGGAGGTGTTCAGCCAGCACTCCTACACAACCAATACCTCACATATCTCGTGCACCAAACAGGACGACGGAGGAAGCGGGACCAAGCGCGATGCCCACAAGCTCGATACCCAGATCGCAGGCGCATGGCACAACTTCAAAATGACGTGGGACGGGTACGCGATCCGGTATTACCTGGATGGTCAGCTGGTTCCCTCCAGCTGGGGTCAAACCCCCGAAACCACGAGTTCCACGGTAGGGATGAGCGACGAGGAGTTCCGCGCGACCCTGAACGAGAACCCATATCAGGCGATCATCGATTCGTTGGCTTTCCCGACCGACACCGGCTGGATCAACCCGCCCCGCGCCGATCGGCCGTTCCCTGCACGAGTGGACAAGGTCGACTACATTCGCATGTCGCCCCGCGAGGATGTCTTCCCCACCGGCGCCATCAAGTCCAAGTGGAAAGAATCCGCTTGGCTCGGAGAACCGGTGACGGGTGAACGCGATGCAGAAGTACCGGGATCCCGGGTCCAGACTTTCGAGAACGGGTTGGTCTACTGGTCCGAGAGCACGGGGGCTCACTCCGTCCGTGGCGGCATCAAGGGGTCCTATGAAGCCCACGGTGCGGCGGGCGGCCTGCTCGGCCTGCCCACATCGGATGAACGCCAGCTGAAGGGTGGCGCGTCGCAAAGCTTCCAGGGCGGTCAGGTCCACTGGTCGCCGAGCACGGGCGGACACGCCAGCGGCGGGGCCATCCAGGCGCACTGGGCAGGTCAGGGCTGGGAGAACGGTTGGCTCGGATATCCGACCAGCGATGAGTTCACGGGCCTCGCCGGAGGCGGAGCATCCCAAACTTTCCAGAACGGAACCCTCTTCTGGGACGCTCGCACAGGCACAGTACATCCTGTCAACGGTGCGATCCTCGGGCGATACGGTCAATATCAGTGGGAATCCGGAAAACTCGGGTATCCCCGCACCGGCGAGCAGAAACTCAGAAATGGAGCCTCCCAGGTCTTCGATGGGGGCCAGATCCACTGGTCGCCGAGCACGGGCGCACATGCCACCGGCGGTGCGATCAAGTCCTATTGGGCCGACTCCGGTTGGGAAAACGGGTGGCTCGGTTACCCGACCGGTGAAGAGTCCCCCACCGGCGACGGCGGGGTCCGGCAAACGTTCCAGCACGGAACCGTGACCTGGCACAGGGACCGCCCGATCACGGCCGAGCGCAGATAGGGCAGACAATCACAAGGCGGCCAGGAGCTCGAGGCTCCTGGCCGCCTGCTCATGAAGACGTGCGCCGTAGAGGACTAGACGTGCATGTGCCGGTCACCGGCCCCGCCCGTTTTCCCTTCGTCGCCGCTTTGCGAGGCAGCGGCTCCGGCTGATTGTGGCGATTCCGGGGCAGGCCGGCCCATCCCCAACATTTCTTCGACGTGCGGCGACGTCCTGCGTGATTCTTCGACGGCCTCGACGATCCACGTTGCTCGGATGCTATTGGTGATGCGGCAGTCCAGGACGTACGTCCCGTCCTCGCCACTGGCCACCCATTGCTCGAAGTCGGCGAGGTCGCCCAGGCTGCGAACGGTGCTCCCTCGCGCGCCGAGAGCCGCGAAGATCCCCGCGAAGTCGACATCGGGAATCAGCATGGGCTCCGGAGCCAATCCGCGCGCTGCATATTGATGCACCTCGGCTCCGTATCCGGCGTCGTTCAGGAAAACGATCACGCCGCGACGGGTCGTTCGCACGAAAGTCTCCGCATCTGCGATCCCCATGAGACCACCACCGTCCCCAGAGACCAGCACGGGAAAACGGTCGCCCGCGGCGGTCACGACACCAGCAGCCGAAGGGAAGCCCAACCCAATCGATTGGAATTGCGTGCCCACGGTGATGTGGCTGTCCGGCTCGGTAACGCGGAGATAGGTCAGCGGCCACTGCATGAAATGGCCCCCGTCCGTGAAGACCACGCGGTCCTCGGGCAGGACCTCATTAAGGCGGCTCATGATGCGTCGAGGATCGAGCCGGCCATCCGGTGCGATCTCGACCCCCTCGGTCCGCTCCTGGGCCTCGTCCGATGTGGGGGAACTGATCGGCTTGCGCCCGGAGACGCCCAACCGGTCGAGGTTCTCGCGAATCGAACGAACGGCGTCGCGGGAATCGGACCGGCAATACTGGTCCACCCGGGGGTTCGTGGCTTCGTCGGTGATACCAATCTGAATCACGCACGCCTTGTCCCCGAATGCATTCCCTAGAGCCATCGTGAACTGGTTGAGCCCCGCACCGACCACGAGGACGACGTCAGCCGCGGCGATCTCCCGGGCCGCCAACGGTGCGGAGAACCCGCCGCATACTCCGAGGTCACGATAATTGGGGACCCGGTCGGCCGCAACGGAGAAGTACCCCTGCGTCGGGACGGTCGTTGCGACGTCGGCCCCGAGGGCTTCCGCGAGCGAGCGGAGATCGGAACGAGCCTCCAGAGCCCCACGTCCGGCGAGAATCAGGGGACGTTGTGCGTCGGCGAGTGTGTGGGCGATCTTGGCCGCAAGCACCTGGTCGGCCCGAGGCAACGGCTCTGCCTCGGGGAGATCCGGAATGATTTCCCCCCGTTCGCCGATCAATTCAGGCGCGAGGTCGTAGGGGATCGCCAGGACGACGGGGCGCGAATTGCTGATCGCGTCCGCGAGCGCCTCAATGGTCACGCTGCCCGCGTCCTGCACCCCCACCGTGTATGTGGGCACGCCCATGGATTCGGCGGTCATGGTCTGGTCGATGTCCAACGGCCGCGGGCCTGTGGTCGGTTTGGAGCCCACGACCAGCACAAGCGGCATTTTGGCCAGCGAGGCCTCGGCCAAGGAGGTCAACGCGTTGGTGAACCCTGCCCCGTAGGTTGCGGTCGCAACCGCAACTTTGCGGGTCATCCGGTAATAGGCATCGGCCGAGGCCACAGTAGCGGTCTCGTGGCGAACGGGGATGGGCGGGACGCCCAGACGTTCGAGGGCATCAATGAAATAGGCGTTGCCGTTGCCCATGAGGCAGAAAAAATGATCGACATGGCGCGTCAGGGCGCGCGCAACCGTTTCGGATACGGATTGCATGATGTTCCTCCGGAACCACATATGAACTTGTAAGCCATATATGTCTCGCTCCGGGATCGCCGTAGCTGAGTGTCCCTTTTTCGAACACCGGACATAACCTGTGATGTCGGACACGCCTAACATAGGCCTTTCCGGCGGATTGCGCAACCGTTACCGCGCGAGGGCATCAAGAAGGAAGTCCCGCGCGGTTCCGGACCATCACCTCGCCCAAGCCCGCCTCAGGAGCCTGAGCCCTCTCCATGCGAGATCACGGCGGCTGCCCGTCCGAGCCTCGCGGCAATTTCCGCTCGGTCGCCTTCCCCCACAAAAACTGCCGCAAGGGCTGCCGGCTGACCGTCATCCAGGGTGAGGGGCACACCGACGGAATGCAGCCCCATAATGACCTCATCGGTCGTCTCGGCCCAACCCTTGGCCACCGCATTCTCAACCTGCGCTCTCTGCTCCCGAGTGATTCCTTCGGGCCACTGCTCCTCCGGGAGTATCGAAAGGATCGCTTTGCCCGGTGCACCCAACGTCACCGGGTGGCGAGTTCCTGGACGTTGGGCAACAACGGCGACGGTCTGCGGCGGCTCCACGCTCGCAAACGTCAGACATTCGCCCCGATCGTAAACCGCCAAGAAACACGTCATCCTCAAGTCACGGGCGGCGAGGGTCAACTCGGGCACGGCGACTGCCTGCAAGTCCCGCTCGACGCCGGCCGCGAGCGCCGCGAGCCGAGTCCCCAGTGCCAATCCGCCGGTATCTTTCCGAACCACCAACCCGTGCTCTTCCAGGGTGCGAATGAGACGGTAGGCCACCGAACGGTGCACCCCGAGCTGCCGGGCGACGTCGTCGATACTCAGGGGTTCAGAGGCATCCGCCAGGATCTCCAGGACCCTCAGCCCCCTACTGAGAGTTTGCGATCCTGCTCCATTCGGCGCGGAGGACATGGGCATATTTCACCTTCACTGAGATCCTTGCCACGTGTGACGTGGGTCGTATATGATTTATTCCAGATTCGCTATGTGAACAATACGTTCGCATATAGAACATCGAATATCAATCAAACTCCAACAGCGCGGTTGGGGAAGGAGTTCGTCTCACATGCAGTTCCACCATCACGGATACGTCTCGGGGGATCCGAAGATTAAGGAACCAGCCGGTTACGGCATCGACCGATCCGAGGAACTGCCCGACGAGATGGACGTTCTGATTGTCGGGACGGGGCCCGCCGGGATGATCCTCGCAGCGCAGCTCTCGCAGTTCCCGGAGGTCAACGCCCGCATCATCGAACGCCGCCCCGGGCGCCTCGAGATCGGCCAAGCGGACGGTATTCAGGCACGCAGCGTCGAGACCTTCCAGGCCTTCGGTTTCGCCCGTCAGATCATCGACGAGGCATACCACATCACCGAAATGTGCTTCTGGAAACCCGATCCCCAGAATCCCGAGAACATTGTTCGTGCCGCCCGCCCCAGCGACGACCCTCAAGGCGTGAGCGAATTTCCTCACCTGATCGTCAATCAGGCACGAGTACTCGACTACTTCGCGGATTTCGCACGCCAGGCTCCGGGACGCATAACCCCCGATTACGGCATCGAGTTCTTGGACCTTCAGAACACGGGCGAAGGGGAATACCCCATCACCGCCCGGTTGCGGTATACCGCCGGAGAACGCGACGGCGAGGAGCGCACGGTTCGCGCCAAGTACGTCGTCGGATGCGACGGCGCCCGTAGCCCCGTCCGCACCTCGATCGGCCGGAAGCTCACCGGAGACGCGGCAAACCACGCGTGGGGCGTCATGGACGTGCTGGCCACGACCGACTTCCCGGACATTCGCACCAAATGTGCAATTCAGTCGGTGAACGGTTCGATCTTGCACATCCCCCGCGAAGGCGGACACTTGTTCCGGATGTACGTGGACCTGGGCGAAGTGCCCGTGGATGACAACCACGCCGTGCGCAACACGACCCTGGACGAGATCGTCGCCAAAGCCAACGCGATCTTGCACCCATATTCCGTCGATGTGAAGTCCGTGGCCTGGCACAGCGTGTACGAGGTGGGCCACCGACTGACGGACAAGTTCGACGACGTCCCCGACGAGGAAACGGGTCAGCGCACGCCTCGCGTGTTCATTACCGGCGATGCCTGCCACACGCACTCCGCCAAGGCCGGTCAAGGCATGAACGTCTCGATGCAGGACGGGTTCAACTTGGGCTGGAAGCTCGGGCACGTCCTGACGGGCCTGAGCCCGGAATCCCTGTTGACCACCTACTCCGAGGAACGGCAGGTCATCGCGAAGAACCTTATCGACTTCGACAAAGAGTGGTCGACCCTGATGGCCGCCAAGCCCGAGGACCTGCCCGACGAATCCTATCTGGAAGACTTCTACGTCAAAACGGCAGAGTTCCCCGCGGGGTTCATGACGGAGTATGCCCCGTCGATGGTCACGGCCGGAACAGATCATCAGGAGCTGGCCAGTGGCTTCCCAATCGGCAAGCGTTTCAAGTCGGCCAGGGTCAACCGAGTCTGCGATGCCAACCCACTGCACTTGGGGCACCTGGCCGAAGCGGACGGACGCTGGCGCATCTATGTTTTCGCCGATTCACCGGCCGCTGGAGAGGATTCCCAGCTCACCGAATTCGCGGATTGGTTCGCTCACGATCCGGCCTCGCCCCAGGTCAGGTACACGCCGCGAACCGGGGATGACGACGCCGTCTTCGACACCAAGGTCGTGTACCAGCAGCCTCACACGGAGGTCGACATCATGCGGGTTCCCCCGATCTTCAAGCCGTCGGTCGGAGAATTCGGCCTGACCTGCTTGGACAAGGTCTATGCGACGCTCCCGGACGACGACATTTTCGTAGAACGCGGGATCAGCAAGGACGGAGCGATCATCGTCGTGCGCCCGGATCAGTACGTGTCCGCAGTTCTGCCTTTGAACGACCGGCAAGGCCTCGCGACGTTCTTCGAGCCGATCCTCGCGGAACGCTGATAGGGCAGAAGCCGGACGGGGCGATCCGAAGGGCCACAGGATCGTCCGGGTCCGGCTCCGCTCCACAAGCACTTCGAGGGGCGGAATCGGAAACTGCCGGAGCAAAACGGCCACGCCATAAACATAGCCACGCTTAACATTTCAGGCGGTTCCGTTCCTCTGCCCCTTGAATCCTGCCGGTGGGCGTCTGATCAAATTCTGAGGCCCTTCCCTGCCCGGCGAGTTGGTGGACACGTCCGGCGCACGTGGACATGATGGACTGATAATCCAATGTCTGTACGCGACGGAGTGAAACATGGCTGAGAGCCGAAATCCGCAACACAATTCCCCCAACTTCCTTTCGGAAGCAGACGCGATTGCCAACGAGCTCAGCCATCTCCGACGGACCCTTCACCAGAACCCGGAGCTCGGCAATGATCTGCCCCAGACCCAGGCGACCGTCATCGAGGCCCTGAACGGGTTGCCGCTCGAGGTCCACCGCGGCAAGAACGTCTCGTCCGCCGTTGCGGTCCTCGAGGGAGGCAAGCCCGGCCCGACCGTTCTTCTCCGGGGCGATATGGATGCCCTGCCCATCCGGGAGAATTCCGGCGAAGAGTTCTCATCCACCAACGGCAATATGCATGCATGCGGACACGACCTCCACACCTCAGGTTTGGTGGGAGCCGCCAAATTGCTCAGCGCGCATCAGGACGAGCTCCCCGGCAAGGTCGTCTTCATGTTCCAGCCCGGAGAAGAGGGCCCCGGCGGCGCGAAGCCCATGCTGGACGAGGGACTCCTCGAGGTCACCGGTGAACGCCCGATCGCCGCTTACGGATTCCATGTGGCCCCGGGCGAACCCGGTACTTTCGCATACCGCTCCGGCACGGTCATGGCGGGTGCCTACAACTTGAGCATCACGGTGCACGGCAAGGGCGGTCATGGTTCGGCCCCGCATTCCTCCCTGGACCCCGTGCCGCCGCTCACCGAGATCGCTTCGGCCCTTCAGAATGCCGTGACCAGGCAGTTCAGCGTATTCGATCCCGTGGTTGCGACGATCACCCAGCTCGAAGCGGGAACTGCTGCGGTCAACGTCATCGGCGACGACGCCCGCCTCGGCGCAACGGTGCGCGCCATGTCTCGTGAATCGGGCGACAAATTTGGCGTCGTCGTTCACCGCCTTGCAGAAAACATCGCCGCGGCACACGGTTGCACGGCAGAGGTCGAATTCTCGACCCTCTATCCACCGACAGTATGTGACCAGTCCGAGACGGAGTGGGCCGCCGCAGCCCTCCGGAATGCACTGGGCGAGGAATCCACCCGGGAGATCCCCGAACCCCGCATGGGCTCGGAAGACTTCTCCTTCGTTCTGGAAGAGGTCCCGGGGACATTCATGTTCGTCGGCGCAAGCTACCCGGGAGTGGACCCCATGACTCAGCCGATGAATCATTCCGCAGAAGTCCGTTTTGACGACGCCGTCCTGCCGACCCAGTCCGCGGCACTGGCAACCCTCGCGTTCGAACGCCTGAACGCCGCCTAGAGGCTCTCACCACTGCCCCTCCCGTCCGACCGAAACACCGCAAAGGACCCGATTTCCTCCGAAATCGGGTCCTTTGCGGTGAGCGGCCGCGACCCGGCCGACCTCGTCAGGCGGCGTCGTCCTGGAGGACACGCGTTCGGTAAACCGACGGCGATTCGCCGTACTCGGCCTTGAACGCCTTGCTGACGTGCGAGGGGTCCAACAACCCGTATCGGGCGCTGATGGTGTGCACCGTCTCGTTGCTCAATAACGGATTCGCGAGGTCCTGCCGGATCGCTTGCAGCCGTCGATTGCGGATGTAGGAAGCAACCGTCAGCCGGTGCGACGCGAATCGGCTGTGCAGCTGACGCACCGAAACGTAAAGATGTGCGGCTATCCGGCTGGGCCCGAGATCGGGGTCCGCGAGGTGGTGCTCGATAAAGGACATCGCCTCGTGGAGCAGGAAACTGTCCGCCAGGTCCTGGCCGTGATCCTGGGATTCGGCCGACAGGACCGTGACCAACATGTCCAAGGCCGAACGAATGAGATTCATCGCGTGCGCCCCGTGGAGCAGATCCATATTCTGCGCCAACTGTTCGAAGAGCGGTACCGCTACTTTTCCCAGCCCCTGATCGCGGCTGATGGGTCGCGCCGTCACCATGCTCATCTGGTCCGGGGGCATCTGAACGTAGGATGCCGGGAAGTGAACCACCAGCCCGTGCTGAGGCTCGGTATAGGACAGCTCGTAAGGCCGTTGCGTGACGTACAGGGCCAAGTCCCCCGGATACAGGAAACACTCACGGTCGTCCTGGGCTAGCCTCGACGTCCCCGCGAGCTGAAGGCTCAACTTACAGAAGGCCGCTTCGTTGCCGGAAATGAGGTCGGGACTCCTGGTCACAATGTGTGGGTCAGTCACCATGTCATGCAGGTGCACATCCCCTACCGCAACCTGGTGGACTTCGGCCCGGAAGTCATGTCCCGGAGGAAATGTCATCCGCAGCGGAGCGAAGAATTCCGCAGCGAAGTCCCGCCACTCCTGCTTCGTCAGTCCGGATCGTGAAGCACGGGTCACATCTGCCGGATATTGGGTCACGTCATCACCTTCCAAGCTCTCCGACGAGGCCCCATTGCCCGTCGCTGCGGCGGAGTCTGCACGCCGGCCATTCCTTGTCGAATTTATCATCGCAGTGACCCGGAACACGCTTCAGGCCAAAAGGCCTGCACTGTAAAGCAACTAGTCGGCATGGGAATACAGAGAACATGGAAACATCTCATCCCAATGAAGCGAGGAGCCTCCATGAGTAAGCTGCCGTCCACCTACAGCGAGCTTCTGTCGAGTGTCGACGCGGGCCCCCGGGGCCGTGAAATCCATGATCCGGCCACCGGGGAGCTGGTCGCTCATGCGCCTCGGCACACCACCGACGATCTCGACCGGGCAGTATCCACGGCACGAAAGGCGCAACCCGATTGGGGCAGTGTCAGCCACCAAGAACGCAGCAACCTCCTTCTTCAGGCCGCCGATGCCGTTGAATCCTGCGCAGAGCCATTGGCCGAACTGCTCTCCCGCGAGCAGGGAAAGCCGTTGAACGGCCCCAATGCCCGCTTCGAGGTCGGTGCCGCCGCATCCTGGTTGCGCGCCAACGCGAGTTTCGAACTTGACGAAACCACCTTGGTCGACGACGAGGAGACGCACGCCATCCTGCGGTACCGGCCGATCGGTGTCGTCGGAGCGATCGGTCCCTGGAACTGGCCGATGATGATCACCATATGGCAAATTGCCCCGGCCCTGCGCATGGGAAATACCGTCGTCGTGAAACCGTCCGAATACACACCTCTTAGCGTCCTGGCGTTGTGTTCGGTCCTCAATTCTGTTCTGCCCGACGGCCTGCTCCAGGTCGTTTCGGGTGACCGGGAGGTCGGAGCTGCCCTCAGCAGCCATCCGGATATCGACAAGATCATGTTTACCGGTTCCACAGCAACCGGCCAGAAGATCATCGAGTCCTCGGCCGAAACCGTCAAACGTCTCACCCTCGAGTTGGGCGGCAACGACCCGGGCATCGTGCTCGACGACGTCGACCCGTCCGACATCGCCGAAGGGCTGTTCTGGGGCGCATTCATCAACACGGGCCAAACCTGCGCCGCCCTCAAACGCCTCTACGTTCCGGATTCGATCTACGACGATGTCTGCCAGGCCCTCGTGGACATCGCAGACAAGATGCCGATGGGCATCGGGCTCGACGAAGACAATGTATTGGGTCCGTTGCAGAACAAGGCACAGTACGACGTCGTGCACCGACTCGTGGAGGCCGCAAAGGACGGCGGCGGCCGCATCTTGATGGGCGGTGACCCCGCTGCCGACCAGTCGGGTTATTTCTATCCCACCACTCTGGTCGCGGACATCGACCCGGAAAATCCGTTGGTCACTGAGGAACAATTCGGACCGGCGTTGCCGATCATTCGGTATTCCACGGTTGAGGAAGCGATCGAGGCCGCGAACTCGGTCGACGTAGGGCTCGGAGCCTCCGTGTGGTCCTCCGATACGGACAAGGCCCGCGAAGTCGCTTCCCGCATCGAATCCGGCACAATCTGG
This region includes:
- a CDS encoding family 16 glycosylhydrolase, yielding MNFSPLSRRITRISVATVLAITLSCGPAPAVTAPARAVESGTAAATEVTPKGPTFNEIARTVYIPSDAGVRYYIDVAGKNITKEGLPYAKPGTYTEDEGIAPGAPITVTAKSAGSATVLTGTTRWETTYRDRPSYSLEAGDEFNDPSALPSSQWSVYTTRAANLGNNGNTVYTPENVSVKDGNLEIRTERHCLAGSQEPSAQTVSPGGAVCPSGTRTVYTSGRINTDFIYNAPFEMDVRARMSDDVVDGLHFAAWIRNNQPYCTQAGIEKSAISELDTMEVFSQHSYTTNTSHISCTKQDDGGSGTKRDAHKLDTQIAGAWHNFKMTWDGYAIRYYLDGQLVPSSWGQTPETTSSTVGMSDEEFRATLNENPYQAIIDSLAFPTDTGWINPPRADRPFPARVDKVDYIRMSPREDVFPTGAIKSKWKESAWLGEPVTGERDAEVPGSRVQTFENGLVYWSESTGAHSVRGGIKGSYEAHGAAGGLLGLPTSDERQLKGGASQSFQGGQVHWSPSTGGHASGGAIQAHWAGQGWENGWLGYPTSDEFTGLAGGGASQTFQNGTLFWDARTGTVHPVNGAILGRYGQYQWESGKLGYPRTGEQKLRNGASQVFDGGQIHWSPSTGAHATGGAIKSYWADSGWENGWLGYPTGEESPTGDGGVRQTFQHGTVTWHRDRPITAERR
- a CDS encoding thiamine pyrophosphate-binding protein, producing the protein MQSVSETVARALTRHVDHFFCLMGNGNAYFIDALERLGVPPIPVRHETATVASADAYYRMTRKVAVATATYGAGFTNALTSLAEASLAKMPLVLVVGSKPTTGPRPLDIDQTMTAESMGVPTYTVGVQDAGSVTIEALADAISNSRPVVLAIPYDLAPELIGERGEIIPDLPEAEPLPRADQVLAAKIAHTLADAQRPLILAGRGALEARSDLRSLAEALGADVATTVPTQGYFSVAADRVPNYRDLGVCGGFSAPLAAREIAAADVVLVVGAGLNQFTMALGNAFGDKACVIQIGITDEATNPRVDQYCRSDSRDAVRSIRENLDRLGVSGRKPISSPTSDEAQERTEGVEIAPDGRLDPRRIMSRLNEVLPEDRVVFTDGGHFMQWPLTYLRVTEPDSHITVGTQFQSIGLGFPSAAGVVTAAGDRFPVLVSGDGGGLMGIADAETFVRTTRRGVIVFLNDAGYGAEVHQYAARGLAPEPMLIPDVDFAGIFAALGARGSTVRSLGDLADFEQWVASGEDGTYVLDCRITNSIRATWIVEAVEESRRTSPHVEEMLGMGRPAPESPQSAGAAASQSGDEGKTGGAGDRHMHV
- a CDS encoding IclR family transcriptional regulator, producing MSSAPNGAGSQTLSRGLRVLEILADASEPLSIDDVARQLGVHRSVAYRLIRTLEEHGLVVRKDTGGLALGTRLAALAAGVERDLQAVAVPELTLAARDLRMTCFLAVYDRGECLTFASVEPPQTVAVVAQRPGTRHPVTLGAPGKAILSILPEEQWPEGITREQRAQVENAVAKGWAETTDEVIMGLHSVGVPLTLDDGQPAALAAVFVGEGDRAEIAARLGRAAAVISHGEGSGS
- a CDS encoding FAD-binding monooxygenase, encoding MQFHHHGYVSGDPKIKEPAGYGIDRSEELPDEMDVLIVGTGPAGMILAAQLSQFPEVNARIIERRPGRLEIGQADGIQARSVETFQAFGFARQIIDEAYHITEMCFWKPDPQNPENIVRAARPSDDPQGVSEFPHLIVNQARVLDYFADFARQAPGRITPDYGIEFLDLQNTGEGEYPITARLRYTAGERDGEERTVRAKYVVGCDGARSPVRTSIGRKLTGDAANHAWGVMDVLATTDFPDIRTKCAIQSVNGSILHIPREGGHLFRMYVDLGEVPVDDNHAVRNTTLDEIVAKANAILHPYSVDVKSVAWHSVYEVGHRLTDKFDDVPDEETGQRTPRVFITGDACHTHSAKAGQGMNVSMQDGFNLGWKLGHVLTGLSPESLLTTYSEERQVIAKNLIDFDKEWSTLMAAKPEDLPDESYLEDFYVKTAEFPAGFMTEYAPSMVTAGTDHQELASGFPIGKRFKSARVNRVCDANPLHLGHLAEADGRWRIYVFADSPAAGEDSQLTEFADWFAHDPASPQVRYTPRTGDDDAVFDTKVVYQQPHTEVDIMRVPPIFKPSVGEFGLTCLDKVYATLPDDDIFVERGISKDGAIIVVRPDQYVSAVLPLNDRQGLATFFEPILAER
- a CDS encoding M20 family metallopeptidase is translated as MAESRNPQHNSPNFLSEADAIANELSHLRRTLHQNPELGNDLPQTQATVIEALNGLPLEVHRGKNVSSAVAVLEGGKPGPTVLLRGDMDALPIRENSGEEFSSTNGNMHACGHDLHTSGLVGAAKLLSAHQDELPGKVVFMFQPGEEGPGGAKPMLDEGLLEVTGERPIAAYGFHVAPGEPGTFAYRSGTVMAGAYNLSITVHGKGGHGSAPHSSLDPVPPLTEIASALQNAVTRQFSVFDPVVATITQLEAGTAAVNVIGDDARLGATVRAMSRESGDKFGVVVHRLAENIAAAHGCTAEVEFSTLYPPTVCDQSETEWAAAALRNALGEESTREIPEPRMGSEDFSFVLEEVPGTFMFVGASYPGVDPMTQPMNHSAEVRFDDAVLPTQSAALATLAFERLNAA
- a CDS encoding helix-turn-helix domain-containing protein; protein product: MTQYPADVTRASRSGLTKQEWRDFAAEFFAPLRMTFPPGHDFRAEVHQVAVGDVHLHDMVTDPHIVTRSPDLISGNEAAFCKLSLQLAGTSRLAQDDRECFLYPGDLALYVTQRPYELSYTEPQHGLVVHFPASYVQMPPDQMSMVTARPISRDQGLGKVAVPLFEQLAQNMDLLHGAHAMNLIRSALDMLVTVLSAESQDHGQDLADSFLLHEAMSFIEHHLADPDLGPSRIAAHLYVSVRQLHSRFASHRLTVASYIRNRRLQAIRQDLANPLLSNETVHTISARYGLLDPSHVSKAFKAEYGESPSVYRTRVLQDDAA
- a CDS encoding aldehyde dehydrogenase family protein, which codes for MSKLPSTYSELLSSVDAGPRGREIHDPATGELVAHAPRHTTDDLDRAVSTARKAQPDWGSVSHQERSNLLLQAADAVESCAEPLAELLSREQGKPLNGPNARFEVGAAASWLRANASFELDETTLVDDEETHAILRYRPIGVVGAIGPWNWPMMITIWQIAPALRMGNTVVVKPSEYTPLSVLALCSVLNSVLPDGLLQVVSGDREVGAALSSHPDIDKIMFTGSTATGQKIIESSAETVKRLTLELGGNDPGIVLDDVDPSDIAEGLFWGAFINTGQTCAALKRLYVPDSIYDDVCQALVDIADKMPMGIGLDEDNVLGPLQNKAQYDVVHRLVEAAKDGGGRILMGGDPAADQSGYFYPTTLVADIDPENPLVTEEQFGPALPIIRYSTVEEAIEAANSVDVGLGASVWSSDTDKAREVASRIESGTIWINGHGGVDPRIPFGGVKKSGYGLEFGVEGLKALGVPQVING